Below is a genomic region from Paenibacillus rhizovicinus.
GCTCGGACGATGATCCTAGCGGCTGCTCCTCCTTGAAACTGAGCATCAACAATGTATTGCTCGCGCAAGGTACGACTTTGTTGGACCAAACGATTTCCGCGGCAAAATGGCTCGGAACGCAGGCTACGGCACAGCTGAGCGCCACGGATGCGAACGGTCTGACGCTTAACCAGTCCTTCCCCATCTATGTAGAAGCCGGAGACAAGCTGACCGTGCAAGCCCATGAACAAGGTCTTGTTCTCGATTCCGATGCGGATCGCACGCTGATCTGGAATGCCTACGACCATCGTCTGCGCATTCATCATCGGGATACGAATGCAACGGAGACGCTTCCCCTGCTCGTGCCGGAGATAACGCAGCTGTCCGTATTCCTGACGCCAAACGGTGCCATGGGCGGCGCATTCGACGCGACTGCCATCGGACTGGCGAACGGTTATTACAAGAAAGGATTGGACCCGCTTGGCACGTACGTGAATTTCGACTGGCAGAACGGCGAATTGCAGAAGCTGGATGTTTCGGGAATGCGCGTGAAAGGCCGGTATGCCGTCTATCACGAGCCGGGCACGGGACTTCGGGAGCTGTTTATCGAGGATACGCAGACAGGCATCAAGCAGTCCGTCGGATTCACCGACCGGTTCGATTATGCGCTGGACGACAAGGGAACGGTTGTTTTCGCGAAAGCCGGTCAACTGTACCGCTATGCCCATGGCGAAGTCACTTCGATCACGCAAGACACGGGATTCGCTTACGCTTCGCCGGTCATGGACGGCGGCACGCTCGTCTATTCACGAACGAATCATCAGACGAATGCGGCTGAACTCGTCGTCAATCAGGCAGGCATCGAGACGGCTCTTGCCGGCGCAACCGTGATTCCAGGCGATTATCTGACCGCAGGTAATTGGGTTGCCTATACCGTCGTAACGGCCGAAGGGCAGAAACAGCTGCGGCTTCGTTCCCCTTCCGGCGATGAAGAACGTTTGACGCCTACGAGCTCGAGCGACAGCCGGCTGCTTGCGATCTCCCCTGCCGGGGAGGCTGCTTATACGTACGACGGCGGCATCATGCTTACTCGGATGAATGAGGATGGCAGACAAGCCGCCGAGCGGGTCGTTAGCGATAAAGCGGCTGCCTTCTGGCGAAACGGCTGGCAGCTTTACCTCGGTACCGTCTGGTACGAGGTGACGGGGACGGCCGTCAATCCGAATCCTGATCCCGGAACGGATCCTGGCACGGATCCCGGCACGGATCCCGGTACGGATCCTGGTACGGATCCTGGCACGGATCCCGGTACGGATCCTGGTACGGATCCCGGTACGGATCCCGGCACGAACCCTGATCCGGACACCTCCCTCAAAGCGGACATTGATGGCAACGGATTGATCAATCTGCAAGATGGGATTGCGTTTCTGCGCGCTTTCGGGACGCGGGAAGGCCAGCTCCATTTCGACCCGAAGGCGGACTTCAATGGAGATGGCGCCGTTTCAAGTCAAGATCTCATCTTGTTCATTAAGCTGTTCCTGAGCGATTTGCGGCAGCATTGAAGCATTGAAACGGGACGGCCATTCCAAGGATCGCCTCGCCAACGATTCTTGACCCTCCTCAACTTATCGCTCACCGATCGACGGCCTGCCCGATCGATTCACCAAATAAGAGAAGCCCGCGAATATCGCGGGCTTCTCTTATTTGGCCGATGTTGTTCTTGTAATCCGATAAGCTTGCAGGCCAGGCGTTACGATCGGCGGGCGGAATTTCAATTTCCTAAACCCGACGAATTGCTTGGTACGTTCGTCCCAAAGCTTAAACCGAAGGGCTTGCAAGCTTAAGCGAATGCCAATCGCCGGAACGTTCTGCAAATCGGCGCTGCTCTCGTGAATGTGCTGCAAATGATAATTGGTCGCTTGGGGAACGAGATGATGAATATGATGGAAACCGATATTTCCGGTCATCCATTGCAGCATTCGGGGCAGCTTATAGTAAGAGCTGCCGTGCATGGCCGCGCTTACGAAATCCCACTCATCCGCCCGCTCGTTGTAGGTATCTTCGAATTGATGCTGCACGTAGAAGAGCCATATTCCCGCTGCGCCGGCCAAGTAGAGAATGGGGCCGTGCACGAGCAATACTTCCTTCCATCCCAGCAACAAACAGAGCAATCCGGTCAGAATGACCAACGCTGCATTCGTCACATGCGTGTTCAGCCGTTCTTTGCGTCTGGCATCCTTCCGGTTCATCCGGTACCCGATCAGGAACAAGAAAATCGGTCCGAGTCCGAACATCACGATCGGATTGCGGTACAACCGATAGCTTAAACGCTTCCAAGGCGTGAAAGCCGCATATTCATCCGTAGTCAACGTCCAAATATCGCCGATGCCGCGACGGGATAAATTCCCGCTCGTGGCGTGATGAATGGCATGCTCGTTCTTCCACTGATCGTAAGGAAAGAATGTAAGAATACCCGTGATCGTCCCTATGATTCCGTTCGCCTTCTTGCTGGCAAAGAACGATTGATGACAACAATCATGGAAAATGATGAAAATCCGGATCATGAATCCCGCAGCCGGAATCGCGAGCGCCAGCGTAATCCACCACGAGAACGA
It encodes:
- a CDS encoding fatty acid desaturase, whose protein sequence is MQSQHDYARLKKDLASLGKSDLRKSVWQLVNSIVPFILLWGLAYVSLSFSWWITLALAIPAAGFMIRIFIIFHDCCHQSFFASKKANGIIGTITGILTFFPYDQWKNEHAIHHATSGNLSRRGIGDIWTLTTDEYAAFTPWKRLSYRLYRNPIVMFGLGPIFLFLIGYRMNRKDARRKERLNTHVTNAALVILTGLLCLLLGWKEVLLVHGPILYLAGAAGIWLFYVQHQFEDTYNERADEWDFVSAAMHGSSYYKLPRMLQWMTGNIGFHHIHHLVPQATNYHLQHIHESSADLQNVPAIGIRLSLQALRFKLWDERTKQFVGFRKLKFRPPIVTPGLQAYRITRTTSAK